aacccaggattcaaatcatgaatacataatgggcttagatttacaacattatgaatgaaatgtgctctatttggaagaagcaggtctccctcccctttcgacgggttgtgtgtgagactttaaatcatcaaagtacaaaatataaattttaaattattattgatccctttaccccgagtcctaaagtgtatatttattttcttactctactatatttattgtttgtttacttgcactgcagtaactggagcctcgtcgtctcgtctctctgtatgctggactgtatgtagcggagatgacaataaagtttactttgacttcagcagcgagcaggcgcaccgagggctctcgcgctcacttttcgcatacagaatttcgaaaaaacatctgTGCAAATtttaagtctgtatcataatttctggtgttttcgtgtttgttggtttgtttttattttgttttattttgcgggttggttattagatgctgctccagccagccagagaatcccccgccgccccgccctctcctccctgtgccgcaagcagcaggcgcacctcgcaaacggagggcgcccttactcccagcaaatgggcgatagaaaaccgatcggtgcctatgccattcccaatatgcgctggctgacgtcggggcagcatgagtacgagcatttttttttctccgatgcccgtgatgccgccccccaccacgatgccgccccgggcaaccgcccgtgttgcccgtatcaaaaaccgctactggttacaggtgttacaggagtgatacatctcctgttgtcaggcctgcaggtatcaggctgttgttcttctttatctcatagtggacagaaattattttttggagtggcacaaataatttttgTTCCATCAGagttgatgcagaacacctgattgttctgtaaatagtttgaaatgtttatttaaaaaaatgtcttggctgcatttttaggtaaacagctgcaaaaaactttgttgtttgcaaaactcagttacttttttgaagaagtaactatataattaattgcccagcattggtcattatatactgtattttgcagacagagagttacaggactctctcacagaccacagactcataattagggatgggtaccggatggcaccggttctgacataaacggtagtaatcagaccgaaaagcagcgcacatttcggtgctttatttcggtgcttttttttttcctgagccaattctagccaatcattttacgtttccgaggatagtaggcggggccaggtacgtacgttcttttagagcagagctacagattaaaaatgcccaaggcgaagcggtcaaaagtctggctgtacttcacagcaaaagatgcaaactcagcagcctgcaacaagtgctttaagctgatactgtgatactgtcaaaggaggtaacacctcgaatctgatgaaacacctggctaGGCATAGCGGTTTTTTTtagagaaatgcgccgtgtttgatagcttgctgcgagacctcacaccgagcacatctactgcgggtgtggtgcctgttattggacccggagttagcaacatcccccaaaaacccgaagagtagagtcctggcccctagccctgccagtgtagcagaaatgatgacggatgatggcagcagcagccgttctcctctgggcgagtagcttaatgttgttcgtgtgtaattaacgttgagtaggctaaccacattattacattaatgcatgtaaggtgaactagcaaacaccgtcgtagttacatgcggctgtcttcttgtttgatggcagatactcccttcaccctggccaaaaaggctaaaatgaccaaagaaaaagtggaaaacagttaaacatgagaggtttttggacaaagtttgtgttttttccattgtttaagcaccggtttgagcaccgtttaagcaccggcaccgtttcaaaatcggataaaacctaaacaatacccatccctactcataatacaagtcagaactttataaaaaaaagaaagaaagaaagaaaaaagaaagaaagttgtgttttcaaaagttcaagttatttttacttccaatagtcttaacatactacacaggtcatgaacaagatttttttttaaattttcattgtaagtgggctaaagccattaattaaaagtagtctaacataaatgtaaatgctgtgatttgattattttaataaaccatgtaacttggatggattcgatgctggcgtgaccacagtgcacacgtctgctgttgctcacagtggtccaagggaccgctcagggTGTTTGTGCATTCActcaaacacatgaaaaattagagggaacattgctcagatgtgctgttagcatgttagcagagcgatgctactgtgaaccgaggagctgttgtcttgatgtgagcttctactcagggttttttttcttccagttcatagcaaaaatgtttttgttaagaaactggctgttgttttttcctccacaattttaattttaagctagatatatttctactaatgaaattagtttgctaacagcaacagggatgagtcagtgagtcagttgggcttgtgaattatgattcacgagtcaaagtgattctcgagtactgaacgattcgttcatgattcgaaCATCACTAGGTCGCACAACTTGAAGAACTTGCTACCAGCCAATTGAGGAAGACCGTGAAAGGAAAAACATTaagattatttaaaattttctaTATTATAAATGTATTCTGCCCTCCCTGTATGTTGATGTTGTTACCTGGTTTTAGCTGATTGATAACAGTTCTTCAAAAGGAGAGGCAAAAGCTTTCAGTTCTCATTGCAGGGTTTATTTGTCTCCCTAATGAAGGCACTGTAACACTACAAACATAAGAAAAGCATAATAAAACATACATTTGGAACATAATATATTTGTCATATTACAAGGTACGGACTGAAGCTTTAGTAACTCATATTACAGCTGGTATAACCAagagaaataaatgaaagaatatCTAGTGCAAATCCTGCTACCTTAAGCTAACATATAACATGTAACGTAATTTCCCATTGACATGGTAACATAATTAGCATCACCAGCGGAACTACATGCGGGCTTCAAATATGAGAGTCTACCATTTCACATAATTTATTTAGTATGAACTCAGAATATAATCATACTTACAAGCATATTTTCTCATGCTTCTGTATAACCAACTTTGGAACTTATAATTTGTGCGCTGCTCGCAGTTTAGTCAGACTCCATTAACTACTACTATGTTTAATACAGAAACTTGAGTACACTAACCTGCTCCACACACGTTAGAGTGTGATTCATTTGCAAAACATagacaaaacacattttgttctAATTTTCTGTAGCAGACATGCAGTGATATCATTAAAGGAAGTTCTTTTTGCCACACTAATCATGTAATGAAGATATGACTGAGTTTGAATGGTTTCAAAATTCAGTTACAGGATCACTAGTTTTTTATCAGTGTATTTGGTTAATTTTAGGCTTTTATTGTAGATCATTTTAAGAAAATCTAGGattaaatacttttctttctttaaattgAAAGAGCTACAAACAAAGctggattttattttcttcGTTTCGCATTTTCAGTCGTGTAGTACTGTAAAATTTCAACCAGGCTGGTATCACGGCAAAGTGTGTAATAGACCCGCTGGTCTATTAGAGAACATTGCATGAATATCATGCTTTGCTTCTTCTAGGTGTGAAATGGATAAGCATGTGTAAGTTGCACTGCCAGCAGGTGGTGCTAATCTATTCAAAGCCAACAAAACACTACCGATGGAGGAAGGTATGAAGTACATTCCAGACTCCTTCATAACGGGTTGGAAATTTCAGCACCTAGTGCCTAGTGTACCATGTCTGCTTTTTCACAGTCTCTTTTTGTAGCTCATCATGACGGTCAGTTCTGTGCAAATGAGACATTTAATGTTGAACTTTATAACTAACTGCTGCATATCGGCTCTTCTCTTTCAGTCAAAATAACCATCAGAGTGGGACAGACTGTCATTCTGCCGTGTCAAACTCCTATCAACAAAAGCGATCCCATGATAGTTTTAGAGTGGAGCAGACCTGAGCTCGGGACAGAATATGTCCTCTTTTACCGAGACAAGAACTTTGATTTCgacaaccagcatccatcttttaagaaccgggtggatctacaagacagacagatgaaggatggggATGTCTCTCTGATCCTGAAGGATGTGATGATTAACGACACTGGAACATATGAGTGTCGTGTCGTCCGGGGAAGAACAAATCGCAGGAAGAGATCTAATTTGGATGGTGACCCCATCAGCATCATCTACCTGATTGTcaatcctccaggtgagtgagtagagttgagtgtgtgtgtgatcagagtgcagtagataatgtctgacagcagtttgaagaggaaattgattctgttctgttcttcactcatcacctacctgacagctgacacctcacacctgtttctcacctgcaggtcagccgAGAGGATCTGTTAGACTGAGAATCTCCCTGATAGCTTCTTCTGtgcttgttgctgctgttgttggttttcTGATCTACAGAAAACACGAACAGAGTCAGGATTCAGAGCGTCCACCTACTGAACTGCAGACTTTCTCAAATGTCTCAGAGCTTTTTTCAGATGAAGTCTCCTGCCGCTGAGCAGAGACAGCTAGATGGCCTGATTACAACTGGCATTCAGCAACACTCAACAGATATCACTGATTTCACTTTGACACTTGAGCAATGAATTCATCAGCCTCAGGAAACAACTGGACTGCACCCAGTGAGGAACCAGAAGTCCACCTCaattatgttgttgtttgtttgtttgtttgttttgtttgtttgtgtatatatgtatgtgtgtgtgtgtgtggggggggggttgtgtgtttattttttgaggGGGGTGGTATTTGGGATGAAATTAAACATTTCTTagacagaaaataatgaaaacatcaGTTAAATAGTCAGAACATGGAACAGTTGTCCAACAATCAAGTTTTTTGTCTGCACACATGTGCAGAGAGTGTGTGAATGCTCTTTGCAGATGTATTTCTCCCATTGTGCACAGGTCATGCTAGTTGTAGAATCATTCTTGGTGGATCAAACCTGGCACCTGGCACATTTCCTGCACATGGTTTTTACCATTGGAGAAGATgggctgtttgtttttgtctgtatgtccttcacagctgcagcagctgctctcGGAAGGCACCGTTGTCTCTCAATATGAGCTCGGGCTTGTTCTTTCTCATTGTTCCCAACATGGTAAACTTCCTTTTGAGCAATTCCCCACCCAAAAACTGATCACATGTGATATTATGCCTACTCTACCTATTATGTCCTACTTTTATATTTAAAGCGATTTAAAGAAACGGGAAGCAAAACCCCAAATTCCTATGTTTGTTTTCACTGGGTATCAGAGTGGGTACCAGAGCAGTAATGTTTAATTTTCAGTGTCACATGCAGCTGCcttccactagagggcgctTTAATGTAAACAGACGGGGCTCTGAGGCATTTCCTCTCAGGTTTCACTTTTTTGGGCTCAT
The sequence above is a segment of the Oreochromis aureus strain Israel breed Guangdong linkage group 3, ZZ_aureus, whole genome shotgun sequence genome. Coding sequences within it:
- the LOC120437422 gene encoding coxsackievirus and adenovirus receptor homolog, with the translated sequence MTTAGTASLCCCWTLLCMCLHMVCAAEVKITIRVGQTVILPCQTPINKSDPMIVLEWSRPELGTEYVLFYRDKNFDFDNQHPSFKNRVDLQDRQMKDGDVSLILKDVMINDTGTYECRVVRGRTNRRKRSNLDGDPISIIYLIVNPPGQPRGSVRLRISLIASSVLVAAVVGFLIYRKHEQSQDSERPPTELQTFSNVSELFSDEVSCR